The following proteins are co-located in the Streptomyces kaniharaensis genome:
- a CDS encoding helix-turn-helix domain containing protein, giving the protein MSPADPNHPNEAARLTQELIDQGYTKRQVAKMLGRDASLVSQFFTKGKGAAFVRALRQVVRAVRGGERDTEALGAVAQENVERRRTKTGQKARVRGKDVIGVPGESMAGRAGKQAIKTGAAHLAPVVHETGQAGGRLAFTVRMKADQYVYSAGSEKDSGGIRRGFIPRSDGTEERTYGSASTGGFDAAEWSQRVADYHGDVTEAMRAWLVETGRAVEDADIQYLEVRAWVSEEGR; this is encoded by the coding sequence GTGAGCCCGGCCGACCCGAACCACCCCAACGAGGCCGCCCGCCTGACCCAGGAGTTGATCGACCAGGGCTACACCAAGCGCCAGGTCGCGAAGATGCTGGGCCGCGACGCCTCGCTCGTGTCGCAGTTCTTCACCAAGGGCAAGGGTGCCGCGTTCGTGCGCGCGCTGCGCCAGGTCGTGCGAGCGGTTCGCGGTGGCGAGCGCGACACCGAGGCGCTCGGCGCCGTCGCCCAGGAGAACGTGGAGCGGCGCCGTACCAAGACGGGGCAGAAGGCGCGGGTACGCGGCAAGGACGTGATCGGCGTCCCCGGCGAGTCGATGGCCGGCCGGGCCGGGAAGCAGGCCATCAAGACCGGCGCCGCACACCTGGCACCGGTCGTGCACGAGACGGGCCAGGCCGGAGGCCGCCTCGCCTTCACTGTCCGGATGAAGGCCGACCAGTACGTCTACTCGGCCGGCTCGGAGAAGGACTCCGGCGGCATCCGCCGCGGATTCATCCCCCGCTCCGACGGCACCGAGGAGCGCACCTACGGCTCCGCCTCCACCGGCGGTTTCGATGCCGCCGAGTGGTCCCAGCGGGTCGCCGACTACCACGGCGACGTGACCGAGGCGATGCGGGCCTGGCTGGTGGAGACCGGACGCGCCGTCGAGGACGCCGACATCCAATACCTCGAAGTCCGGGCCTGGGTATCCGAGGAGGGCCGATGA
- a CDS encoding type I phosphoribosyltransferase produces MSTKHTGRPGDAKRDALRTLAAELQDSGHTIIQIAWNLRVSPGTARRLLAEATREFTTPDPDRPAWFTGSDEKLAVLRRAAEARGVVLDPATPPSEENAQELTDELADVLLTEKCFDANWDITPFGDLVESLIDGLHRYAYPDEH; encoded by the coding sequence ATGAGTACCAAGCACACCGGCCGACCCGGCGATGCGAAGCGGGACGCGCTCCGCACCCTGGCCGCCGAACTGCAGGACAGCGGCCACACCATCATTCAGATCGCGTGGAACCTGCGCGTCTCACCGGGCACCGCCCGCCGACTCCTCGCCGAAGCCACACGCGAATTCACCACGCCGGACCCAGACCGCCCCGCATGGTTCACCGGCTCCGACGAGAAACTCGCCGTGCTCCGCCGCGCCGCCGAAGCGCGCGGCGTGGTCCTCGACCCGGCCACCCCGCCCAGCGAGGAGAACGCGCAGGAGCTGACCGACGAGCTCGCCGACGTCCTCCTCACCGAGAAGTGCTTTGACGCGAACTGGGATATCACGCCGTTCGGTGACCTGGTCGAGAGCTTGATCGACGGCCTCCACCGCTACGCCTACCCCGACGAGCACTGA
- a CDS encoding L,D-transpeptidase yields MSTVRAARAAIRTNDRFHRGAVALAVGGVLLMSAACGDGDGQDKGADAAGPVTSAIPATTPGAPGGTAATAAPRTSTAVLDVEPKDGARGVAPTALRVSVSHGKLTAVDVTDKDGKPVQGSITPDGTGWKPAAALAPGTAYTVNAQATDADGLVAAATSAFTTALPGKQVSTNDNIADGQTYGVGMIVKVDFSTKVVNKDAVAKAITFETDNGTEVKGHWFGDNRIDFRPAEPWKPNTKVTIHYRLKNVEVAPGVWGDIDKNEPFTIGRSQVSTADAATHQLTIVRDGKSTTVPATLGDDEHPSWGGTMVIMSKEPVTHMNSQTVGMGNEYDIPAAPHAMRLTTSGTYLHGNYWYKGDPFGKANTSHGCVSLKDVEGGSDTSPAGSFFNSSLIGDVVTVVNTKEKTVAPDNGLGGWNLPWANW; encoded by the coding sequence GTGAGCACTGTTCGGGCGGCCCGGGCCGCGATACGCACCAACGACCGATTCCACCGCGGTGCGGTGGCACTGGCGGTGGGCGGGGTCCTGCTGATGTCCGCGGCCTGCGGCGACGGCGACGGCCAGGACAAGGGCGCTGACGCCGCCGGCCCCGTCACCTCCGCCATCCCCGCCACCACGCCCGGCGCCCCCGGCGGGACGGCGGCCACGGCCGCGCCGAGGACGTCGACCGCCGTGCTGGACGTGGAGCCGAAGGACGGGGCCCGGGGAGTCGCACCGACCGCGCTCCGGGTGTCCGTCTCCCACGGCAAGCTCACCGCCGTCGACGTGACCGACAAGGACGGCAAGCCCGTCCAGGGCTCGATCACCCCGGACGGCACCGGCTGGAAGCCCGCCGCCGCACTCGCCCCCGGCACCGCGTACACGGTGAACGCCCAGGCGACGGACGCCGACGGTCTGGTCGCCGCGGCCACCAGCGCCTTTACCACCGCCTTGCCCGGCAAGCAGGTGTCGACCAACGACAACATCGCCGACGGCCAGACCTACGGCGTGGGCATGATCGTCAAGGTGGACTTCAGCACCAAGGTCGTGAACAAGGACGCCGTCGCGAAGGCCATCACCTTCGAGACCGACAACGGCACCGAGGTAAAGGGCCACTGGTTCGGCGACAACCGGATCGACTTCCGCCCGGCCGAGCCCTGGAAGCCGAACACCAAGGTCACCATCCACTATCGGCTGAAGAACGTCGAAGTCGCCCCCGGCGTGTGGGGCGACATCGACAAGAACGAACCCTTCACCATCGGCCGCTCCCAGGTCTCGACCGCGGACGCCGCCACGCACCAGCTGACGATCGTGCGGGACGGCAAGTCCACCACCGTGCCCGCCACCCTCGGCGACGACGAGCACCCCTCCTGGGGCGGCACCATGGTCATCATGTCCAAGGAGCCGGTCACCCACATGAACTCCCAGACCGTCGGCATGGGCAACGAGTACGACATCCCCGCCGCCCCGCACGCGATGCGGCTGACCACGTCCGGCACCTACCTCCACGGCAACTACTGGTACAAGGGCGACCCGTTCGGCAAGGCCAACACCAGCCACGGCTGCGTCTCGCTCAAGGACGTGGAGGGCGGCAGCGACACCTCCCCCGCAGGGTCGTTCTTCAACAGCTCGCTGATCGGCGACGTCGTCACGGTCGTGAACACCAAGGAGAAGACCGTCGCCCCCGACAACGGCCTCGGCGGCTGGAACCTCCCCTGGGCCAACTGGTAG
- a CDS encoding DEAD/DEAH box helicase, with translation METTTAEQDVPAGLRAQAQAPLPVQTSGTVVVNPLPLHWFQKEAVAAAVREVKDGGRATVVAATGSGKTLIAAGCARRLAARGRVLVLVPTIELLEQTAEAWSLKGGRRGLAVAACSREEALESAEAGGRVHARVTTQAARIADLVQAEKPGEPVTVYATYASLERIVQAHRLHGLLAWDLVVVDEAHRTAGSDGKAWAAVHADDQIPAKRRLYLTATPRIVDETRIPHEVVDVAEGAVLCSMDDERIYGKTCFTWTLGQGIEHGYLADYRVLVPVVTDEDLRELLNLPAIADLRTQRSNEDLLRLALQIAVLRAVADLELRRVITFHSRIAGARAFAGDLLEASELLEDAERPERIWAKAVAGTDRLRDRRAAFAEFKAHTGEDGEECGILANARLLSEGIDVAAVDGICFADPKSSVIDIVQAIGRALRQSYQQGKVSWVIIPVYLPTPAVGDDTATAHPSEIHDAGEAVKAEADAEIEASSFRTIWRVLRALAAHDARVVGRITELRTSRSQGTAHTTTTKPAEGEASEAGEGEQPAAPESPIAWLRINAKHHANAILQAVKLRAFNPRAVEWQRMHAVAAVFHLQHGHLDPTDKAKHAELISWLTRQRHLHGQGLLDAARVSELDALGMIWSKNANAWERGYAYAAAFHHQHGHLAIPATAKLDDYAVGAWMRRQRKAAGLTAVQAAKLDALDELWRLEPDWNRSYRRLLAYLAAGGTLDGPANRTGGEADPAFRPGTWLRKQDKARTDGKLTDHQAALMDALHRHAETVTG, from the coding sequence GTGGAGACCACCACCGCTGAGCAGGACGTGCCAGCCGGGCTGCGCGCCCAGGCCCAGGCGCCGCTTCCGGTGCAGACGTCCGGCACCGTCGTGGTGAATCCGTTGCCGCTGCACTGGTTCCAGAAGGAAGCGGTGGCGGCCGCGGTGCGTGAGGTGAAGGACGGCGGCCGGGCGACGGTGGTCGCGGCGACCGGTTCGGGTAAGACGCTGATCGCCGCGGGCTGCGCCCGGCGTCTGGCCGCTCGGGGGCGGGTGTTGGTGCTGGTGCCGACGATCGAGCTGCTGGAGCAGACGGCGGAGGCCTGGTCGTTGAAGGGCGGTCGTCGGGGTCTGGCGGTGGCGGCGTGCTCGCGGGAGGAGGCGTTGGAGAGCGCGGAGGCCGGCGGCCGCGTTCACGCCCGGGTGACCACGCAGGCCGCCCGGATCGCCGACCTGGTCCAAGCGGAGAAGCCGGGTGAGCCGGTCACCGTGTACGCGACCTATGCCTCGCTGGAGCGCATCGTCCAGGCCCACCGGCTGCACGGTCTGCTCGCGTGGGACCTGGTCGTCGTCGACGAGGCGCACCGCACCGCCGGCTCGGACGGCAAGGCGTGGGCCGCCGTCCACGCCGACGACCAGATCCCGGCGAAGCGCCGGCTGTACCTCACCGCCACCCCACGCATCGTCGACGAGACCCGCATCCCGCACGAAGTGGTCGACGTCGCCGAAGGAGCAGTGCTGTGCTCGATGGACGACGAGCGCATCTACGGCAAGACCTGCTTCACCTGGACCCTCGGCCAGGGCATCGAACACGGCTACCTCGCCGACTACCGCGTCCTCGTCCCCGTCGTCACCGACGAGGACCTGCGCGAGCTCCTCAACCTCCCCGCCATCGCCGACCTCCGCACCCAGCGCAGCAACGAGGACCTGCTACGCCTGGCCCTGCAGATCGCGGTGCTGCGCGCGGTCGCGGACCTGGAGCTGCGCCGCGTGATCACGTTCCACTCGCGGATCGCGGGTGCCCGCGCGTTCGCGGGGGACCTGCTGGAGGCCTCCGAGCTGCTGGAGGACGCGGAGCGCCCGGAGCGGATCTGGGCGAAGGCGGTGGCCGGCACCGACCGGCTGCGTGACCGCCGGGCCGCGTTCGCCGAGTTCAAGGCCCACACCGGCGAGGACGGCGAGGAATGCGGCATCCTCGCCAACGCCCGCCTCCTGTCCGAGGGCATCGACGTCGCCGCCGTGGACGGCATCTGCTTCGCGGACCCCAAGTCCTCGGTCATCGACATCGTCCAGGCCATCGGCCGCGCGCTGCGCCAGTCCTACCAGCAGGGCAAGGTCAGCTGGGTCATCATCCCCGTCTACCTGCCCACCCCCGCCGTCGGCGACGACACCGCAACCGCCCATCCCTCCGAGATCCACGACGCCGGCGAGGCGGTGAAGGCCGAGGCCGACGCCGAGATCGAGGCCAGCTCCTTCCGCACGATCTGGCGGGTCCTGCGCGCCCTGGCGGCGCACGACGCGCGGGTGGTCGGCCGGATCACCGAACTGCGCACCAGCCGCTCCCAGGGCACAGCACACACCACCACAACCAAGCCGGCCGAGGGCGAGGCCTCCGAGGCCGGGGAGGGCGAGCAGCCCGCAGCGCCGGAGTCGCCGATCGCGTGGCTGCGGATCAACGCGAAGCACCACGCGAACGCCATCCTCCAGGCGGTGAAGCTGCGGGCGTTCAACCCTCGGGCCGTCGAGTGGCAGCGGATGCACGCCGTCGCGGCGGTCTTCCACCTCCAGCACGGCCACCTCGACCCCACCGACAAGGCGAAGCACGCCGAGCTGATCTCCTGGCTCACCCGCCAACGCCACCTCCACGGACAGGGCCTGCTCGATGCCGCCCGCGTCAGCGAGCTGGACGCGCTCGGCATGATCTGGTCGAAGAACGCCAACGCCTGGGAACGCGGCTACGCCTACGCCGCCGCGTTCCACCACCAGCACGGCCACCTCGCGATCCCCGCCACCGCGAAGCTGGACGACTACGCGGTGGGCGCGTGGATGCGCCGACAGCGCAAGGCCGCTGGCCTCACCGCCGTCCAGGCCGCCAAGCTCGACGCCCTGGATGAGCTGTGGCGCCTGGAGCCGGACTGGAATCGCTCCTACCGCCGTCTGCTCGCCTACCTCGCTGCCGGTGGAACCCTGGACGGCCCGGCGAACCGCACCGGAGGCGAGGCGGACCCGGCGTTCCGGCCCGGCACGTGGCTGCGCAAGCAGGACAAGGCCCGCACCGACGGCAAGCTGACCGACCACCAGGCCGCTCTCATGGACGCGCTCCACCGGCACGCCGAGACCGTCACCGGCTGA
- a CDS encoding helix-turn-helix domain-containing protein — MREAQEIARLLQELKSRSGLSYGALAKRLHVSTSALHRYCTGDVMPVEFDPLERLARLCRATPEERTELYRLWVVAHTSRGNRQASVPAPAPKAPPAVPVTAPETEAALETAPETVPVPEPETKARPAGEGVVEVGTAARARTPAVSPHRRVRRGVLAAVTAAAVLAALGAVATGLKTRTGGDPTSAPAPAADAGSPAPLPTPGAAPVAADVTPSGPTGAADRGASAPITVTVRPHRDAECDRYVIDRPPSEVPPPPAVVDAPAWAAKVGAVPGTYQSIELTVQGTGSDTVVLTALNVRIARIAAPLAWNAYSMFDGCGGGMAVHSFDLDLDAARPRPVVTDGSTGLPLKVSERDPEVIEVTAQTTSHDVSWYLELEWSSGNRKGTLTIGPGAGTSFRTSAIKGRPLYRYPTGGKAWEPSPFQQ; from the coding sequence TTGAGGGAGGCACAGGAGATCGCACGGCTGCTCCAGGAACTGAAGAGCCGTTCGGGTCTCAGTTACGGCGCGCTGGCGAAGCGGCTGCACGTGAGCACGTCGGCGTTGCACCGCTACTGCACCGGCGACGTGATGCCGGTGGAATTCGATCCGCTGGAGCGCCTCGCGCGGTTGTGCCGGGCGACACCGGAGGAGCGCACCGAGCTCTACCGGCTGTGGGTCGTCGCCCACACGTCGCGGGGGAACCGGCAGGCGTCCGTACCCGCCCCCGCGCCGAAGGCCCCGCCAGCGGTTCCGGTGACGGCACCGGAAACGGAAGCGGCACTGGAAACGGCACCGGAAACGGTTCCGGTTCCCGAACCGGAAACGAAAGCGCGACCGGCCGGGGAAGGCGTCGTGGAGGTCGGGACGGCCGCCCGTGCGCGTACCCCCGCCGTGTCGCCGCACCGGCGAGTGCGCCGGGGCGTACTCGCCGCCGTGACGGCTGCTGCGGTGCTCGCCGCCCTCGGGGCCGTCGCCACCGGTCTGAAGACCCGCACGGGCGGTGACCCCACGTCCGCTCCGGCCCCGGCGGCGGACGCCGGATCCCCGGCCCCGCTCCCGACTCCCGGCGCCGCGCCGGTCGCCGCCGACGTGACCCCGTCGGGGCCGACCGGCGCCGCGGACCGGGGTGCGAGTGCCCCGATCACCGTCACGGTCCGCCCGCACCGGGACGCCGAGTGCGACAGGTACGTGATCGACCGCCCGCCGTCGGAAGTCCCCCCGCCGCCCGCGGTGGTGGACGCCCCCGCCTGGGCCGCCAAGGTCGGCGCGGTCCCCGGCACCTACCAGTCGATCGAGCTCACCGTGCAGGGCACCGGCAGCGACACCGTCGTGCTGACCGCGCTCAACGTCCGCATCGCCCGGATCGCGGCCCCGCTGGCCTGGAACGCCTACTCCATGTTCGATGGCTGCGGCGGCGGAATGGCCGTCCACTCCTTCGACCTCGACCTGGACGCGGCCCGCCCCCGTCCGGTCGTGACCGACGGCAGCACCGGCCTGCCGCTCAAGGTGAGCGAGCGGGACCCGGAGGTCATCGAGGTCACCGCCCAGACCACCTCCCACGACGTCAGCTGGTACCTGGAACTGGAGTGGTCCAGCGGCAACCGCAAGGGCACGCTGACTATCGGCCCCGGCGCGGGCACGTCCTTCCGCACCAGCGCGATCAAGGGCCGGCCGCTGTACAGGTACCCGACCGGCGGGAAGGCCTGGGAACCGAGCCCATTCCAGCAGTGA